Sequence from the Microbacterium dextranolyticum genome:
GGTGCACCGTGCGCGCGACGTCTTCGCACATCACGGCCGCCTTCACGGCATCCTTGGCGCTCGTGCCGATCGTGAACGGTCCGTGGTTCTGCATCAGGACCGCACGCGAGCGGTGCCCGCGCAGCGTCTCGACGATCCCACGACCGATCGAGTCGTCGCCGATGATCGCGAAGGGACCCACCGGGATGGGTCCGCCGAACTCGTCCGCCATCGCCGTGATGACGCAGGGAATCTCCTCGCCCCGCGCCGCCCATGCGACCGCGTAGTCCGAGTGCGTGTGCACGACTCCGCCGACCTCGGGCATGTTCCGGTAGACGTACGCGTGTGCCGCGGTGTCGCTGGACGGGCTGCGGTCACTTCCCGGCGTTCCCGGGACGACCGCGCCGTCCAGATCGCACAGGATCATGTTCTCGGGCGCGAGGTCGTCGTACGAGACACCCGACGGCTTGATGACGAACAGGTCGCTGCCGGGAACCCGACCGGAGACATTGCCTCCGGTCCAGACGACCAGGCCGTAGCGGACGAGTTCGCTGTGGAGGGCTGCCACATCGGCGCGGACGGCGTCGATGCGCTGCTGCAGGTCGGCGTCCGAGACGCTCGCCGTCGCGGCGGTCATTCTGCTCTCCGTCGCGTGAGGGCCCGCTGCAGGAGCACGAACACCAGCAGGATGCTGCCCGTGATGATCGTGAGGTACTCGGGCTTGATCGATCCGTCCTTCGTGATGATCATCCACAGCGCCGCGAGCACGAGCGATCCGACCACCGATCCGAGGACGTAGCCGACACCGCCGGTGAGGAGCGTGCCGCCGATCACGACGGCCGCGATCGCGTCGAGCTCCCAGCCGATGCCGGTGACGTTCTGCGCCTTGCCGCCGACCTGGGCGGTGTAGACGACGGCCGCGAGGCCGGCCAGCGCACCGCTGAGGATGTAGATCCACACGCGGGTGCGGGCGACGGGCAGACCCATCAGCTGAGCCGAGGACTCGGCGCCGCCGATCGCATAGACGGTTCGTCCTGCGCGGGTGCGGTGCATGAAGATCACCGCACCGATCACGACGAGAACGGCGATGAAGAATCCGGGGGTCAGGACCAGGTCGTTCGTCTTCGGGCCGTCGATCAGCTTCCAGTCCGTGGCGAACATGTGGATCGGCGCGTCGTCGGGAGCGTGCACCGGCACGGTCGAGAGCATCGAGGCCAGGCCTCGGGCGAGGAACATCATCGCCAGCGTGGCGATGAAGGGCTGCACGTTGAAGTACTGCACCAGCACGCCGGACACGAGTCCGAACAGGGCGCCGAACACGATCATCAGCACGATGGCGAGCCATCCGTTGACACCGGCATCCATGAGCATGACGCCGGATACCGAGGTGAAGGCCACGACCGCTCCGACCGAGAGGTCGATGCCGCCCGAGATGATGACGATCGTCATGGCGACGGCGAGGATGATCGTCGGCGCGAAGCTGACCAGCAGGCTCGACATGGTGCCGAGGTGGAACACCCGGCCGTACGCGATCTCCGCGTAGACGAGCATGCTGATGAACAGGACGACGGCGGCGAGCGTCGGGATCAGCGACTGGCTGCGCCCCCAGGCGCGAGTCCACCGGGAGCTCGTCGAGGTCAGGGCGGCGGTCGGCGCTCCGGAGAGGTCGGCTCCGCGACGTTCGCGGGTGGTGGATGTGCCGCTCATGCGACGACCTCCTTCGGCTGCATGTTCTCAGCCAGCGGAGCCGCGGGCTTCTGAGGTCGCTTGCGCCCGAGCGCCAGCGACCGGATGCGCTCGGACTGCAGGAGCACGAGCACCACGATGACGATCGCCTTGAAGGCGGGGGTGGCCGCGGCGGAGACTCCGAGGAAGAGCACCGTCTTGTTCAGCGTCGCGATGACCA
This genomic interval carries:
- a CDS encoding L-ribulose-5-phosphate 4-epimerase; the encoded protein is MTAATASVSDADLQQRIDAVRADVAALHSELVRYGLVVWTGGNVSGRVPGSDLFVIKPSGVSYDDLAPENMILCDLDGAVVPGTPGSDRSPSSDTAAHAYVYRNMPEVGGVVHTHSDYAVAWAARGEEIPCVITAMADEFGGPIPVGPFAIIGDDSIGRGIVETLRGHRSRAVLMQNHGPFTIGTSAKDAVKAAVMCEDVARTVHLARQAGELIPIPQESIDALYNRYQNVYGQNTDDRR
- a CDS encoding ABC transporter permease, whose protein sequence is MSGTSTTRERRGADLSGAPTAALTSTSSRWTRAWGRSQSLIPTLAAVVLFISMLVYAEIAYGRVFHLGTMSSLLVSFAPTIILAVAMTIVIISGGIDLSVGAVVAFTSVSGVMLMDAGVNGWLAIVLMIVFGALFGLVSGVLVQYFNVQPFIATLAMMFLARGLASMLSTVPVHAPDDAPIHMFATDWKLIDGPKTNDLVLTPGFFIAVLVVIGAVIFMHRTRAGRTVYAIGGAESSAQLMGLPVARTRVWIYILSGALAGLAAVVYTAQVGGKAQNVTGIGWELDAIAAVVIGGTLLTGGVGYVLGSVVGSLVLAALWMIITKDGSIKPEYLTIITGSILLVFVLLQRALTRRRAE